A stretch of the Planktothricoides raciborskii GIHE-MW2 genome encodes the following:
- a CDS encoding DUF4382 domain-containing protein: MKKSYFIIPAILWFGLLPLFSCSNSQGANSPNNQGTNQVANNAEGTLQLRANGEDFVRKGFVSKDGWQISFDHVYVNLAEVKAYQTDPPYDAHKGGEIQAQEIVDLVSMKTVDLAAGDENAEPIIVAEIPAKAGRYNALSWKMTPGTSEPNQGYPLVLIGKASKGGETINFNLKINQELAFKCGEFVGEERKGILSTGGTADLEATFHFDHLFGDGESPPDDEINTGALGFSPLANIAENNQIEADLTSLKAKLDPADYEKLKGILPSLGHVGEGHCHELLTEK, encoded by the coding sequence ATGAAAAAATCGTATTTTATTATCCCAGCAATTCTTTGGTTTGGCTTATTGCCCCTGTTTAGCTGTTCTAACAGTCAAGGGGCAAATTCTCCAAATAATCAAGGGACTAATCAGGTGGCTAATAATGCCGAAGGGACTCTACAATTACGGGCTAATGGAGAAGATTTTGTTAGGAAAGGTTTTGTGTCTAAAGATGGTTGGCAAATTTCCTTTGACCATGTTTATGTGAATTTAGCAGAGGTGAAGGCTTATCAAACAGATCCTCCTTATGATGCCCATAAAGGAGGGGAAATTCAAGCGCAAGAAATCGTGGATCTTGTGTCGATGAAAACTGTTGATTTGGCAGCAGGAGATGAAAATGCTGAACCGATTATAGTGGCGGAAATTCCGGCAAAAGCTGGTAGATATAATGCGCTTTCTTGGAAAATGACTCCCGGAACTAGCGAACCGAATCAAGGTTATCCATTAGTTTTAATTGGTAAAGCGAGTAAAGGGGGTGAAACGATTAACTTTAATCTGAAAATTAATCAAGAGTTAGCTTTTAAATGTGGTGAGTTTGTAGGGGAAGAACGCAAGGGTATTTTATCAACCGGAGGAACTGCTGATTTAGAAGCGACGTTTCATTTCGATCATTTATTTGGGGATGGAGAAAGTCCCCCGGATGATGAGATTAATACTGGGGCTTTAGGGTTTTCTCCTCTGGCAAATATTGCGGAAAATAATCAAATTGAGGCGGATTTGACCAGTTTGAAGGCTAAACTCGATCCAGCAGATTATGAGAAACTTAAAGGTATTTTACCGAGTTTGGGTCATGTGGGAGAAGGTCATTGTCACGAATTGTTGACCGAGAAATAA
- a CDS encoding type II toxin-antitoxin system RelE/ParE family toxin, with translation MSQYQISPSASRDLNDISEYFLLQNIAAGERFFQEFNRKCKYLTQFPYMGKSYGHLLTNLRGLPLDGYIILYRTGGETVEILRVVHGRQDLEELFRN, from the coding sequence GTGAGTCAGTATCAGATATCGCCCTCTGCCAGTCGGGATTTGAATGATATTTCCGAGTATTTTTTGTTGCAGAATATTGCAGCAGGAGAGCGCTTTTTTCAAGAATTCAACCGGAAATGTAAATATTTAACCCAGTTTCCTTATATGGGAAAAAGCTATGGGCATTTATTAACAAATTTGCGCGGTTTACCTTTGGACGGTTACATTATTCTTTATCGTACCGGAGGAGAAACGGTGGAAATTCTGCGGGTTGTGCATGGGCGACAAGACCTAGAAGAATTATTTAGAAATTGA
- a CDS encoding type II toxin-antitoxin system ParD family antitoxin produces MQPRGEQPLETVMQITLNKQQEEFIAAQLARGNFNHPDEVVNAAFRLLEQLQTEHEEWLTETRAKVEEAVAEMDRGEGLDGETFVLGILERFQQAKGGNVE; encoded by the coding sequence ATGCAACCACGAGGAGAGCAACCCCTGGAGACAGTGATGCAAATTACATTGAACAAGCAACAAGAGGAGTTTATCGCCGCCCAGTTAGCGAGGGGCAATTTCAATCATCCCGATGAAGTTGTGAATGCTGCCTTTCGTCTGCTGGAACAGTTGCAAACTGAGCATGAAGAATGGCTCACAGAAACCCGCGCTAAGGTGGAAGAGGCTGTGGCAGAAATGGACAGAGGCGAAGGGTTAGATGGGGAAACATTTGTGTTAGGAATTCTGGAGCGTTTTCAGCAGGCAAAGGGAGGTAACGTTGAGTGA
- a CDS encoding trypsin-like peptidase domain-containing protein, with protein sequence MPKLPQKPGFLIIAILTLGLGVGACGKLSSEDVAKTALEVTVMVDGCAAGSGMIYRREGNTYSVLTAHHVVKDAQITCLIITPDGFRHNANPQVTVPVPDVDLAVMTFTSEKDYKLAKWGDSDQVAAGQTVYVAGAPEPTEAIPNRTIIAPDGKIIGKISQPNQGYSLIYNNITQPGMSGGPVLDDQGKVIGVHGRGDRNGGEKTGQNLAIPIATFLDTPQPPLARGGNEQNPPQPPLARGGNEQNPGNSSQNSPQPRNNQTPPFLRGAGGDLRGDFTLAALQQQGMIKRLGRGFISEVIALNQELTVVISGGGATLFNLATGEALWEIDCPAWGGAVSANGRLLALHGGKDIYLWDLTTGRFLYQITGPANRVSSVSFSPDGQTLASGSDDKTVRLWDVATGRELRQFQGHTQGVNSVSFSPDGQTLASGSYDNTVRLWDVATGRELRQLTGHTYSVESVSFSPDGQTLASGSGDDTVRLWDVATGRELRQLTGHTNYVISVSFSPDGQTLASGSEDKTVRLWDVATGQELRQLQGHTNSVSSVSFSPDGKTLASGSWDNTVRRWDVATGQELRQLTGHTNYVISVSFSPDGQTLGSGSEEDETVRLWDVATGQELRQLRGHTSYVYSVNFSPDGQTLASGGNDGTVRLWDVATGRELRQLKGYTATFSPDGQTLASGSSDQTVRLWDVATGRELRQLTGHTDSVNSVSFSPDGQTLASGSWDKTVRLWDVATGRELRQFTGHTDSVNSFSFSPDGQTLASGSRDKTVRLWDVATGRSLRQLTGHTDNVRSVSFSPDGQTLASGSWDETVRLWDVATGRQLRQLTGHTGQVFSVSFSPDGQTLASGSVDGVVRLWRVR encoded by the coding sequence ATGCCAAAATTACCGCAGAAACCCGGTTTCTTGATTATCGCCATCCTGACTCTGGGCCTCGGTGTGGGGGCCTGTGGGAAGCTGTCGTCCGAGGATGTGGCGAAAACAGCCCTGGAAGTCACCGTGATGGTGGATGGCTGTGCGGCGGGTTCGGGAATGATTTATCGTCGTGAGGGCAATACTTATTCGGTGTTGACCGCCCATCATGTGGTAAAAGATGCCCAGATTACTTGTTTGATTATCACTCCTGATGGCTTCCGGCACAATGCAAATCCCCAAGTCACTGTCCCAGTCCCGGATGTGGATTTGGCGGTGATGACTTTCACCAGTGAGAAGGACTATAAACTGGCGAAGTGGGGAGACTCGGATCAGGTGGCTGCGGGGCAAACGGTCTATGTGGCGGGGGCTCCAGAACCGACCGAGGCCATCCCTAACCGCACCATAATAGCCCCCGATGGCAAAATTATCGGCAAAATTTCCCAGCCAAATCAGGGTTATAGCTTAATTTACAACAATATCACTCAACCGGGAATGAGCGGCGGGCCGGTATTGGATGACCAAGGCAAAGTGATTGGGGTTCACGGTCGGGGGGATAGGAATGGTGGGGAAAAAACTGGGCAGAATTTGGCGATTCCTATTGCGACGTTTTTGGATACCCCCCAACCCCCCTTAGCAAGGGGGGGGAATGAGCAAAATCCCCCCCAACCCCCCTTAGCAAGGGGGGGGAATGAGCAAAATCCTGGGAACAGTAGTCAAAATTCCCCCCAACCCAGGAATAACCAAACTCCCCCCTTTTTAAGGGGGGCTGGGGGGGATCTGCGCGGCGATTTCACCCTGGCCGCATTACAGCAACAAGGGATGATAAAACGACTGGGACGGGGATTTATCAGCGAAGTAATTGCCCTGAACCAGGAATTAACCGTGGTGATTTCTGGTGGTGGAGCAACTTTATTTAATCTCGCCACTGGGGAAGCCCTCTGGGAAATTGATTGTCCGGCTTGGGGTGGGGCAGTGAGCGCCAATGGGCGGTTATTAGCATTACATGGAGGTAAAGATATTTATCTGTGGGATTTAACCACGGGGCGGTTTTTGTACCAAATCACTGGACCAGCAAACAGAGTGAGTAGCGTCAGCTTCAGTCCCGATGGTCAAACTCTGGCTTCTGGGAGTGATGATAAAACAGTGCGACTGTGGGATGTGGCGACGGGACGGGAACTACGCCAATTCCAGGGACATACACAGGGTGTGAATAGCGTCAGCTTCAGTCCAGATGGTCAAACCCTAGCTTCTGGGAGTTACGATAACACAGTGCGACTGTGGGATGTGGCTACCGGACGGGAACTGCGCCAACTCACCGGACATACATACAGTGTGGAAAGCGTCAGCTTCAGTCCTGATGGTCAAACCCTGGCTTCTGGGAGTGGGGATGATACAGTGCGACTGTGGGATGTGGCTACCGGACGGGAACTGCGCCAACTCACCGGACATACAAACTATGTGATAAGCGTCAGCTTCAGTCCTGATGGTCAAACCCTGGCTTCTGGGAGTGAAGATAAAACCGTGCGACTGTGGGATGTGGCTACCGGACAGGAACTGCGCCAACTCCAGGGACATACAAACAGTGTGAGTAGCGTCAGCTTCAGTCCTGATGGTAAAACTCTGGCTTCTGGGAGTTGGGATAATACAGTGAGACGGTGGGATGTGGCGACGGGACAGGAACTGCGCCAACTCACCGGACATACAAACTATGTGATAAGCGTCAGCTTCAGTCCCGATGGTCAAACCCTAGGTTCTGGGAGTGAGGAGGACGAAACAGTGCGACTGTGGGATGTGGCTACGGGACAGGAACTGCGCCAACTCAGGGGACATACAAGCTATGTGTATAGCGTCAACTTCAGTCCTGATGGTCAAACCCTGGCTTCTGGGGGTAATGATGGCACAGTGAGACTGTGGGATGTGGCCACGGGACGGGAACTGCGCCAACTCAAGGGATATACAGCCACCTTCAGTCCCGATGGTCAAACCCTGGCTTCTGGGAGTAGTGATCAAACAGTGCGATTGTGGGATGTGGCTACGGGACGGGAACTGCGCCAACTCACCGGACATACAGACAGCGTGAATAGCGTCAGCTTCAGTCCTGATGGTCAAACCCTGGCTTCTGGGAGTTGGGATAAAACAGTGCGACTGTGGGATGTGGCTACGGGACGGGAACTGCGCCAATTCACCGGACATACAGACAGCGTGAATAGCTTCAGCTTCAGTCCTGATGGTCAAACCCTGGCTTCTGGGAGTCGGGATAAAACCGTGCGACTGTGGGATGTGGCTACGGGACGCTCACTGCGCCAACTCACCGGACATACAGATAATGTGAGAAGCGTCAGCTTCAGTCCCGATGGTCAAACCCTGGCTTCTGGGAGTTGGGATGAAACAGTGCGGCTGTGGGATGTGGCTACGGGACGGCAACTGCGCCAACTCACCGGACATACAGGCCAGGTGTTTAGCGTCAGCTTCAGTCCAGATGGTCAAACCCTGGCTTCTGGGAGTGTGGATGGGGTGGTGCGGTTGTGGAGGGTGCGGTAG
- a CDS encoding COP23 domain-containing protein, with the protein MKLPYLLLVLLVVAVLAGFGLGAFLNQAPLSTAEGQKSQEPEEPTTFKCVQGNSGWATIAEQGNAVSKTPLFTWNSEEFGDKWTPENRCYEVTRRLNVFVGNNGGKLSNLNLTYGPVNGQEVVCVVNQQSTCTDDNLLFTLSQKNAATPRTAITKITDFSDGKADAQRIEEDGLPQYFPLQGLVNFSGSW; encoded by the coding sequence ATGAAATTGCCATATTTACTGTTGGTGCTGCTGGTGGTTGCGGTTTTGGCTGGTTTTGGTTTAGGGGCTTTTTTAAATCAAGCGCCATTAAGTACCGCTGAAGGACAAAAAAGTCAGGAACCGGAAGAACCGACTACTTTTAAATGCGTTCAAGGGAACAGTGGTTGGGCAACGATCGCTGAACAGGGTAACGCGGTGTCCAAAACCCCCCTGTTTACTTGGAATAGCGAGGAATTTGGGGACAAATGGACGCCAGAAAACCGTTGTTATGAGGTGACAAGAAGGCTAAACGTTTTCGTAGGGAATAATGGCGGGAAGTTATCCAATTTGAATTTAACTTATGGACCGGTAAACGGGCAAGAGGTGGTTTGTGTGGTGAATCAGCAGTCAACCTGCACCGATGATAACCTACTGTTTACCCTGAGTCAGAAAAACGCCGCAACTCCCAGAACGGCAATAACGAAGATTACTGATTTTAGCGACGGTAAGGCTGACGCTCAACGTATAGAGGAGGATGGTTTGCCCCAGTATTTTCCTTTGCAGGGCTTGGTGAATTTTTCGGGAAGCTGGTGA
- a CDS encoding serine/threonine-protein kinase: MITGQILGGHYQIEKFLGKGGFGETYLARDTHLPDRPYRIVKKLKPQSNQPFVLQAAKILFEREAQVLYKLGEPSEVPRQIPKLFAHFEENQEFYLVQEYIEGHDLTEEIPPQNRNKLSEPEVTQLLREILEALEIVHKQNIIHRDIKPANIRRRSSDGKIVLIDFGAVKQIATKPTNQQGTVTFTLPIGTPGYMPDEQEKGYPNFSSDIHAVGMLAIQALTGLLPQQLPRDPNSLEIIWQNQASVSAELAAFLNKMVAYNSAKRYQNATEALSAMTITIISPPPTTVKVANPQNLLLIYLSVFLTAIIGISLGLFIHSSLNNTAPNIPGTPQKPDNW; this comes from the coding sequence ATGATAACCGGACAAATTCTTGGCGGACATTACCAAATCGAAAAATTCTTAGGCAAAGGTGGATTTGGCGAAACTTATCTAGCGCGAGATACCCATCTTCCCGATCGCCCATATCGGATTGTAAAAAAACTTAAACCCCAGTCTAACCAGCCCTTCGTATTACAAGCGGCGAAAATTTTATTTGAAAGAGAAGCGCAAGTTCTGTATAAACTCGGAGAACCTTCTGAAGTTCCTCGGCAAATCCCCAAATTATTCGCCCACTTTGAGGAAAACCAAGAATTTTATCTAGTTCAAGAATATATTGAAGGCCATGATTTAACCGAGGAAATCCCCCCGCAAAATAGGAACAAACTCAGTGAACCAGAAGTAACCCAACTATTACGAGAAATCCTAGAAGCCCTAGAAATTGTCCACAAACAAAACATCATTCATCGAGATATCAAACCCGCGAATATCCGTCGCCGTAGCAGTGACGGAAAAATCGTCCTAATTGACTTTGGGGCAGTCAAACAAATTGCCACAAAACCCACCAACCAACAGGGAACAGTTACCTTTACCTTGCCCATTGGTACGCCCGGATATATGCCCGACGAACAAGAAAAAGGCTATCCCAATTTTTCCAGCGATATTCATGCAGTGGGAATGCTGGCAATTCAAGCCTTAACCGGACTACTTCCCCAACAACTACCTCGCGACCCCAACAGCTTAGAAATTATCTGGCAAAATCAAGCTTCTGTCAGTGCCGAATTAGCGGCATTTTTAAATAAAATGGTGGCCTATAATTCGGCAAAACGTTATCAAAATGCTACCGAAGCTTTGTCAGCCATGACTATCACCATTATATCCCCACCACCGACAACTGTCAAGGTGGCAAATCCGCAAAATTTATTATTAATTTATCTGTCAGTATTTTTAACAGCAATTATTGGCATAAGTTTGGGTTTATTTATTCACTCTTCCCTGAATAATACTGCGCCAAATATCCCAGGAACTCCTCAAAAACCAGATAATTGGTAG
- a CDS encoding pilus assembly protein, giving the protein MKRQVMLDAGPLVALIDRNDRFHNWAKQEWSQIEHPLLTCEAVITESCFLVKTVYGGQAGILSLLRKGVIKIAFRLEDELREIDELMQRYQSVPMSLADACLVRMAELNPASEILTLDSDFLIYRKFRSQPISLIMP; this is encoded by the coding sequence ATGAAGCGTCAGGTAATGTTAGATGCGGGGCCGTTAGTTGCTCTGATTGACCGAAACGATCGCTTTCATAACTGGGCGAAACAGGAATGGAGTCAGATTGAGCATCCCCTGTTGACTTGTGAAGCGGTGATTACTGAGTCTTGTTTTTTGGTAAAAACCGTCTATGGTGGTCAAGCAGGGATTCTATCATTACTCCGCAAAGGGGTGATTAAAATTGCCTTTAGGTTAGAGGATGAACTCAGAGAAATTGACGAATTGATGCAACGCTATCAGTCTGTACCCATGTCTCTAGCGGATGCTTGTTTAGTCAGAATGGCTGAATTAAATCCCGCTAGTGAGATATTGACGTTAGATAGTGATTTTCTGATTTATCGGAAGTTCCGCAGTCAACCGATTTCTCTGATTATGCCTTAA
- a CDS encoding DUF2281 domain-containing protein yields the protein MKSAISLEETILDKVKDLSDRRQQQVLDFIEFLLQKDAPSEKFQHPDGRPMSALEAAGDLVGCIEGPGDLSMKKQELKRHPVQ from the coding sequence ATGAAATCGGCGATCTCTTTAGAAGAGACAATTCTGGACAAAGTTAAAGATTTATCCGATCGACGACAACAACAGGTACTCGATTTTATTGAATTTCTGCTACAGAAAGATGCACCTTCGGAGAAATTTCAGCATCCTGATGGTCGTCCTATGTCCGCATTGGAAGCTGCGGGAGATTTGGTGGGATGTATTGAAGGACCGGGGGATTTATCCATGAAAAAACAAGAATTGAAAAGGCATCCAGTACAATGA
- the psaJ gene encoding photosystem I reaction center subunit IX encodes MQDLLKYLSTAPVVLAIWMFITAGILIEFNRFFPDLLFHPM; translated from the coding sequence ATGCAAGATTTGCTCAAGTATCTGTCTACGGCTCCAGTTGTGTTAGCCATTTGGATGTTTATTACTGCGGGAATTTTAATTGAATTTAACCGCTTTTTCCCAGACTTACTGTTCCATCCCATGTAA
- a CDS encoding Photosystem I reaction center subunit III translates to MRKFLALILAVCLWFSFAPIASADYANLTPCADNAAFIQRAKSATTEQAKARFEQYSSLLCGEEGLPHLIVDGNLAHAGEFLIPSILFLYIAGYIGWAGRSYLQAIKKEGNAEEKEIIIDIPLAIKCSLGAAAWPVAALGEMTSGAMFAKDNEITVSPR, encoded by the coding sequence ATGAGAAAATTCTTAGCGCTCATCTTGGCGGTTTGCCTCTGGTTTAGTTTCGCTCCCATTGCTTCGGCGGATTATGCTAATCTGACCCCCTGTGCTGACAATGCTGCATTTATCCAACGGGCGAAAAGTGCCACCACTGAACAAGCCAAAGCACGCTTTGAACAATATTCTTCACTGTTGTGTGGCGAAGAGGGTTTACCTCACTTAATTGTGGATGGAAATTTAGCTCATGCTGGTGAATTTCTGATTCCTAGCATTCTATTTCTCTATATCGCTGGTTACATTGGTTGGGCTGGTCGTTCTTATCTCCAAGCGATCAAAAAAGAAGGCAATGCCGAGGAAAAAGAAATCATTATCGATATTCCTTTGGCGATTAAATGCTCTCTCGGTGCCGCCGCTTGGCCCGTTGCCGCTTTAGGCGAAATGACCAGTGGCGCCATGTTTGCCAAAGATAATGAGATTACTGTTTCCCCCCGTTAA
- the tsaD gene encoding tRNA (adenosine(37)-N6)-threonylcarbamoyltransferase complex transferase subunit TsaD, translating into MAQVLAIETSCDETSVAIVKNCQVLSNVVTSQISQHQVYGGVVPEVASRCHLETVNQAIAQAFRDAQTDWGAIDGIAATCTPGLVGALLVGLTAGKTLAIVHSKPFLGIHHLEGHIHASYLAEPELQPPFLCLLVSGGHTSLIYVKDCGTYQSLGQTRDDAAGEAFDKVARLLNLGYPGGPAIDKIARSGNPKAFALPEGKISLPEGGYHPYDSSFSGLKTAVMRLVEKLHAEPGEMPIADLAASFQATVAKSLTKRAIACATDYGLDTIVVGGGVAANSSLRSHLQTAAIAHNLRVIFPPLKYCTDNAAMIGCAAAAHLNRGHHSPLTLGAKSRMAIADVMNLYQNH; encoded by the coding sequence ATGGCACAAGTTTTAGCAATCGAAACAAGTTGTGATGAAACTTCCGTGGCAATTGTTAAGAATTGTCAAGTTTTAAGTAATGTCGTCACATCTCAAATTTCTCAGCATCAAGTCTATGGTGGAGTGGTGCCAGAGGTGGCATCCCGATGCCATTTAGAGACGGTGAATCAGGCGATCGCCCAAGCATTCCGCGATGCCCAAACCGACTGGGGGGCGATCGACGGCATTGCCGCCACCTGTACACCAGGTCTGGTGGGGGCGTTATTGGTGGGGTTAACTGCCGGAAAAACCCTGGCGATCGTACACAGTAAGCCATTTTTAGGCATTCACCACCTCGAAGGGCATATTCACGCCTCCTACCTCGCCGAACCGGAGTTACAGCCCCCATTTCTCTGTCTGTTGGTTTCTGGGGGTCACACCAGCCTAATTTATGTGAAAGATTGTGGGACTTATCAAAGCCTGGGGCAAACTCGTGATGATGCCGCCGGAGAAGCCTTTGATAAAGTCGCCAGATTATTAAATTTGGGCTACCCAGGGGGGCCGGCGATCGACAAAATCGCCCGATCCGGCAATCCCAAGGCGTTTGCTTTACCAGAAGGAAAAATATCTTTGCCAGAAGGGGGATATCATCCTTATGATTCCAGTTTTAGCGGCTTAAAAACCGCTGTGATGCGATTGGTGGAAAAATTACACGCAGAACCGGGGGAAATGCCGATCGCCGATTTAGCGGCCAGTTTTCAAGCTACGGTAGCCAAATCTTTGACTAAACGGGCGATCGCCTGTGCCACAGATTACGGACTGGATACCATTGTGGTCGGCGGAGGCGTCGCCGCCAACAGTAGCTTACGCAGTCACTTACAAACCGCAGCGATCGCCCATAATTTGCGGGTAATTTTTCCCCCATTGAAATACTGCACCGACAACGCGGCGATGATTGGTTGTGCGGCAGCAGCCCACCTAAACCGGGGTCATCATTCCCCCTTAACCCTGGGGGCAAAATCCCGGATGGCGATCGCGGACGTAATGAATCTTTACCAAAACCACTAA
- a CDS encoding alpha/beta fold hydrolase yields MAMIDILGVGHAYDLTAPTDSPVVLVFIHGWLLSRQYWQPLISRLSPEYQCLAYDLRGFGDSQPPGDSPTEFHRDYTPAAYAKDLGILLDKLGIGHAWLIGHSLGGTIALWTGVSLPEQVKGIICINSGGGIYIKEEFERFRSVGEQLVKLRPRWLCYLPWLDWLFSRDSVARPVERCWGRQRLIDFVSADSDAARGTLLDSTTEAEVHRLPQLVSQLKQPVYFLAGDQDQVMEPRYVRHLASFHYLFGGCHENVISIPNCGHLSMVEQPDFVADQIRDRLKTHL; encoded by the coding sequence ATGGCTATGATTGATATTCTCGGGGTTGGTCACGCTTACGATTTAACCGCTCCCACCGATTCTCCCGTTGTTTTGGTGTTTATCCACGGCTGGCTTCTCAGCCGTCAATATTGGCAACCCTTGATTTCTCGCCTTTCTCCTGAGTATCAATGTCTGGCGTATGATTTACGCGGATTTGGTGATTCTCAACCCCCTGGGGACTCGCCAACGGAATTTCATCGTGACTATACTCCTGCTGCTTATGCCAAAGATTTGGGCATTTTGTTGGATAAGTTGGGGATTGGTCATGCGTGGTTAATTGGTCACTCTTTGGGGGGCACGATCGCTCTCTGGACTGGGGTAAGTTTGCCCGAACAGGTGAAAGGTATCATTTGCATTAATTCTGGTGGGGGAATTTATATCAAAGAAGAGTTTGAACGGTTTCGTTCCGTCGGGGAGCAGTTGGTGAAACTGCGCCCCCGTTGGTTGTGCTATTTACCCTGGCTGGATTGGTTGTTTAGCCGGGACAGTGTGGCCCGTCCAGTGGAACGTTGCTGGGGACGGCAAAGACTGATTGATTTTGTCAGTGCTGACTCGGATGCCGCGAGGGGTACTTTGCTCGATTCCACTACGGAGGCGGAAGTCCATCGACTCCCCCAGTTAGTTTCCCAGCTAAAGCAGCCGGTTTATTTTTTGGCGGGCGACCAAGATCAAGTGATGGAACCCCGATATGTGAGACATTTGGCCAGTTTTCACTATCTGTTCGGCGGCTGTCACGAGAATGTGATTTCTATTCCCAATTGCGGTCATTTGTCTATGGTGGAACAGCCGGATTTTGTGGCTGACCAAATTCGCGATCGCCTGAAAACGCATTTGTAG
- a CDS encoding GNAT family N-acetyltransferase — translation MDLYAPNGTINLLDSNIRIYFSTDRQIDLYELEELCDAVGWARRPLRKVKKAIQHSFLVVSLWEVRGNRRRLIGFARATSDHAFNATIWDVVVLPKYQGKGLGKALMDYTIQKLRREDISNITLFADPQVVDFYRLLGFIPDPEGIKGMFWYPNN, via the coding sequence ATGGATCTGTATGCCCCGAATGGGACGATAAATCTGCTTGACAGTAACATTCGCATTTATTTCAGTACAGATCGACAGATTGACCTATACGAACTTGAAGAACTCTGTGATGCGGTTGGTTGGGCTCGTCGTCCTTTGCGTAAAGTCAAAAAAGCAATTCAGCATAGTTTTCTTGTGGTTTCCTTATGGGAAGTGCGAGGAAACCGGCGCCGGCTGATTGGCTTCGCCAGGGCTACTTCGGACCATGCGTTTAATGCCACAATTTGGGATGTCGTCGTTCTGCCGAAATACCAAGGAAAAGGTCTAGGTAAAGCTTTAATGGATTATACCATTCAAAAGCTGCGTCGAGAAGATATTAGTAATATCACCCTTTTTGCCGATCCCCAAGTGGTTGATTTTTACCGTTTGTTAGGGTTTATTCCCGATCCAGAAGGGATTAAAGGAATGTTTTGGTATCCTAACAATTAA
- a CDS encoding DUF2103 domain-containing protein, with protein sequence MGKPSGGRIVFNHSTHIPGLIAILEKLALYEGVNTITPGVIGRAKGHCPKMTLKISVPIRGGFKVIARQGKTVQEVFIITELSQTELESAIAASLTLK encoded by the coding sequence ATGGGCAAGCCCTCTGGTGGTCGGATCGTTTTTAATCACTCAACCCACATACCCGGGTTGATTGCCATTCTAGAAAAATTGGCTCTTTACGAAGGGGTAAATACCATTACTCCCGGAGTGATTGGTCGAGCCAAAGGTCATTGTCCGAAGATGACATTAAAAATTTCCGTGCCGATTCGCGGTGGGTTTAAAGTGATTGCTCGGCAAGGAAAAACCGTGCAAGAAGTTTTTATTATTACTGAGTTAAGTCAAACAGAATTAGAATCGGCGATCGCGGCTTCTCTCACCCTTAAATAA
- the clpS gene encoding ATP-dependent Clp protease adapter ClpS, giving the protein MATAPTVAPKPTNQVTRKPYPNYKVIVLNDDFNTFQHVAECLVKYIPGMTSDRAWALTNQVHFEGQAIVWVGPQEPAELYHQQLSRAGLTMAPLEAA; this is encoded by the coding sequence ATGGCTACAGCACCGACTGTCGCTCCGAAACCGACTAATCAAGTTACCCGGAAACCTTATCCGAATTACAAGGTAATTGTACTCAACGATGATTTTAATACGTTTCAGCACGTTGCAGAATGCTTGGTGAAATATATTCCCGGCATGACTAGCGATCGGGCTTGGGCTTTGACGAATCAAGTTCACTTTGAAGGTCAAGCAATTGTCTGGGTTGGCCCCCAAGAACCCGCCGAACTGTATCATCAGCAGCTTAGTCGTGCTGGTTTGACGATGGCACCTTTAGAAGCGGCATAG